CCTCCTGACAGAGGGTGAACAGATCGTCAGGCGATGCCGGCCTGGGGTTGCTGAGCATACAGGCATCCAGGGTGGCCATGTGGCAGATGGGCATCAGATCAGTGCCCGAGGGAAGGATTTCGCCCAAACGGGTCGGGATCTGGAAGGACTGGAAGAAGTCCTCCAGCCATTCGATTCCAGCCAGGGCGAGTCCGTTGCTGTCCGTGTGCCGGCGTCCCAGAACCGTGGCCCCGATGCGGTGCATTTTTTCCGGGCAGGAGGGGAGATTAAAACGCATGATCGGGGGCAGCAAAATCGGGTGGACAATGCCGTGCATGACGTCGAAGACCCCGCCGAGGGAATGGGCCAGGGCATGGTCGATGCCCAGGCCGGCGTTGCTGAAGGCCATGCCGGCAGCGGTGCTGGCGATGCTCAGTTGTTTGAGGGCCTCAGGGTCGCCGGTGGCCTGGGCGTGTTGGAGATTGGTGACGATGAGTTTGATGCTCTGCAGGGACTGGGTCTCGCTGAACGGGGAAGCGATCGGCGAGACGTAGGATTCAATGGCGTGGGCCAGGGCGTCGATGGCCGAGGTGATGATGAGTTCCGGCGGTTTGGTCTGCAGGATGACCGGATCGATAATGGAGATGTTCGGGACCAGGGTTCGGCTGATGATGGCCATTTTGACCTGGCGTTCCACGTCGGTGATGATGGCGAATTGGGAGATGTCGGAGCCGCTGCCGGCGGTGGAGGGCAGAAAGATCATTGGCGGCAACGGGTGCTCGATCCGGTTGGCTCCCTCATAATCCCGGACCCGTCCACCGTTGCTGGCCAGAAGGGCAATCCCTTTGGCCGTGTCCAGCGGGCTCCCGCCTCCCAGGGCGATGATGACATCGGCTCCTTCCTGGGCGTATTGGGCCGCGCCCTTTTCAATCTGATAGTCCCGGGGATTGGATTCGACCATGTTGAAATAGGTCCAGGGCAAGCGGTCCCGATCCAGAATATCGCAGGCCCGTTGGACCCAACCGGAGCGCTCCAGTCCGCTGTCACTGACGAAAAAGACCTTTTGGGCTCCGTGGCGTCGGGCACAGGAGGCGAGGTATTCCAGGCCGTTGTTACCGAAGATGATCTCCGGGATGGCAAATTTGGTGATTTCCATAGGCTAACCCCCTTGGAACAGGGGAGTGTCCCCCCTGTACGCCGGGTCGTTGGCGTTGCGTATGAGGCCGGATCCCGTGCGATCGGTATGTCCCCCGATCTGCCCCAACTCGTGCGGAAACGAGCGCGCTGTTTGATCCCGTAGTCTTGCCATTCAGCACAATGCGCGAAAAGGATTGTCCCTGTATTGTCGGCGCCGGTCAAGGCGCCTGGTTCACAGAAGACGCGGCAGAGGGGGCTTTACTCCCTGGGCAGGACCTGAACACTGTCCAGATAGGTCTGGAGGCGGGCAAGCTGGAACGCAGCCTGCTCCTGGTCCCCTGTGGAGGCGGCCCCCTCCAGATTTTTGGCGATTCCGGCCAGACCCTGGAGCCCGAATCCGGCGGCAGCGCCCTTACTGCCATGGGCGAGGCGGCGTAGGGTCGTCCACTCCCGGTGATTCAGGGCCTCGTTCATGGCCTGGAATTCTTGGCGGGCATTGCTCCAGAAACGGGGCATAAGAGGCACCAGAGCCGGGTCGATGTGTTCCTGGACGGGGCTTTCGGACATGGTCTGCTCCTTTTCTGTCTCCGGGCAAAGGCTAGCTCAGCAGGGGGCGCAGGCGGATGCGACGTTCGTTTTGGGCACAGGAAATATGGAAATACCGGTCCTGGGGGATGTAGAGATAAGGCACATCTGCAGGGCGGCGGTAGAGAAAATAGCTCAGAATCAAGCGGTTGACCGCCCGGTGGCCGATAATCAAGATATGCCGGCTGCCGCCGGAAAGATACAGCGCTTTGCGTACCCCGCGCTCAATGCGGGCGCGCATGTTCCGGTACCCCTCTCCGCCGGGGTAGACGAAGTTGTATTTGTCTTCCACCCGCCCCCGGTGCACGTCAGGTCGCCGCCGCTTGACCTCCTCATAGTCCATTTCTTCACATATCCCGCAATCGATCTCATCGAAGAGCTCCATACTGTACAGCGGTGGTGCTGTTTGCTGTGCCTCCAGTACATAGGCGGCGGTCTGCCGGGTGCGACGCCTGGTGCTGGTGAAGACCATGGACAGTGGTGTGTCCCTGAAAGTGGCCGCAAGGCGTTTTGCCTGTTGGTGGCCCGCCTGGGCCAGTGGGGAATCCCCGCCGACGCGGTTTTCGAGATTGAAGACCGATGTACCGTGGCGAGCGACATAGAGATTGGGCACGAAGTCCGTGACCAGCAGGTCCCGCAATTGTTCGAAATACGGGATGCGGTCCAGGATCTGGATGGCGTGGATGGTGTTCAGAAACGAATCCTGGCGGATGAAATTCCGTTCCTCTCCCAGGGGGCAAAAAAGGCGCCGGTAGTATTCAATCCGTTTTTTAAACGAAGCCGTGGCCTGCCTGGTCTCGAGATGAGCGAACTCGGAGAGCCGAGCTTTTTGAAGGATGTTTTCCTCCAGGATTTCCTCATCTTCGTTGAAGCATTCCAGGAATAGCAGCGGGATGTCGTGCATTTGGCGTTCGACGAATTCCCGCCGTTTGCGGCTGACGTTGGTGGCGTCCAGGATCGCGACCTGGCCGCCATCGCGCAGGAACTCACGGGCCCGCTGGATGTTCAAGGCGGCGATTTTTTCTCTCACTCCGGCCGCCTCGGTGTTTGCGGGGTGGTAGAAATCCGGGGCGGTGGTGTCGTTGCGGTCAAGGGCGCGGCGCATTTCGCCGTTATTGAAAATGGCGGCCCGGACCCCGTCTGCAGCGAGCCCATCCTGGATTTTCTGGGCCAACGTGGACTTCCCTCGGGCCGGCAGTCCGACCATGGCGATGCACAGCGCTTGGTGGGCTTCACTCATGGCCACTCTCCTGGGAATAACGGGATGTATACAGGGCGTAATAGGTCACCGGGACAATAAGCAGCGTAAAGACGGTGGAGGCCACAAGTCCGAAAATCAGGGCCCAGGCCAGGCCGGAAAAGATAGGGTCCCGGGTGATCGGCCAGGCGCCCAGGGCCGTGGTCATGGCGGTCAAGACAATTGGCCGCAGCCGGATGGCCCCGCTCTGGAGGATGGCTTCCCGGAAGTCGTGCCCTTGCTGCAGGGATTCGTGGACGAATTCGATCAGGACCACGGCGTTGCGAATGACGATTCCCCCCAGGGTGATCATGCCGATCATGGCTGTGGCGGTGAAAAAAACCGGGTTGGCATACCCGTTCACCGGTGAAGCAGTGAAGATGTTCAGCAGCCAGAACCCGGGCATGATGCCCAGCAGGGTCAGAGGCACTGCCAGCAGGATAAGCAGCGGCAAGGCAAAGGAGCCGGTCTGAATGCTCAACAGGATGTAGATCCCGGCCAGGGCGGCGATATTCGCCAGGCCAAGGTCCCGAAAAACGCGCAGTGTGATTTTCCATTCTCCCTCACCTGCCCATTCGGCCTGGAGATCCGCAGAGAGCGGATTGTGCTCCAGCCGCGACTGCATATCCAAAATGGCGGTGGCCGGCGAACGTCCCGCGGTTTCGGCCTGGGCGTAGACGACACGCTTCAGATTTTTGTGATAGATCGGCTGGTCTTCGGCCACCTGTTCGAAATGGCCGAGTTCCCCCAAAGGCACAAGGGCACCGCCCTTGCCGCGCAGGCGCAGGTCGAGAAGGGCGGTCTGTTCGGAGCGGTGGGCTCGTGGCAAGATGGGGCGAATCAGCAAAGGGGCGCGTTCTCGCGGGGCATGGAGTGTCGCCGGTGTGGTTCCGCTCATGGCCAGGCGCAGGGTCTGGGTGATGCGAGAGGTGGGGATGGCGTGCAAGGCGGCTTTTTCCTTGTCCACGACAAAATTCCGCCGTGGTCTCGCAGCGCTGGCACTGGTGTCGATGTCCACCACTCCCGGCTCCTTGCGCATGATTGAGGTCATGTTTGCAGCGCCCTGGAGCATCTTTGCGTAGGGGGTGCCGGGACTGCCATAGATTTCGGCGACCACTGTAGCCAATACCGGAGGACCGGGGGGGATTTCCACGATTTTCAGGTCCACGCCGTGGCGGCGGGCCAGTTTCGTCAAATCGTTTCGCAGCCGCAGGGTGATGCCGTGGCTCTGCATCTCCCTGTCCGGTTTGTCCACGAGATTGACCCGGATGTCGGCCTGGTGTGGTGCTTGGCGTAAATAATAGTGGCGGACCATGCCGTTGAAATCGATGGGGGAGGCGTCACCGACTGTGGCGACCACAGAGGTGACTTCGGGGACCTGGCGCAAATAGTCTTCGAAGGCAAGGACCGCCTTGTTCGTGGCCTCGAGCGGCGTCCCCTCGGGCATGTCGAAAACCAGCTGGAATTCGTTTTTATTGTCAAAGGGGAGCATCTTCAATGGTACCAGGCGCAAAAGGGGCAGACTCACTGCCGCGGCAAGGCCGAGGCCGATCGCACCAGTCAAGAGCCACCGTTTGAGACGTGAATCCAGAAACGGAGAACAGATTTTCCGATACAGGCTGTGGATCCAGGCCGGGGTCCCACTGCTCGGACTCGACTGCTGCCCTGCCCCGGATTCGTCCGGGGTCAACCGCTCGCGGCGCAACAGGGTCAAGGCGAGCCAGGGGACAATGGTTAGAGCGCAGACAGTGGAAAAGATGACCGTCAATGGGACATTGGCGGCCATGGGGGCCATGTATGGGCCCATCATCCCGGTGATGAAAAACATTGGAGTAAACGAGACGATAATAGCCAGGGTGGAAATCAATACCGGTGGCAATACCTCCTGCACGGCGGCCAGGGTTGCTGAGCGGGGAGGCAGTTTCCCCATGCGGATGTGGCGCTGGATGTTGTCCACATTGGTTATTGGGTCGTCGACGACCAAGCCCAGGGAGAGGATCAGGGCAAACAGGGTGACCCGATTGATGGTGTAACCCAGGAGATAATTGACGAACAAGGCCAGAGCAAAGCTGATGGGCACGGCCAGGGCCACGATGAGTGCTTCGCGACGCCCCAGGGTGAAAGCCAGCAAGACCACGACGGTCAGAACGGCGAAGCCCAGGGAACTGAGGAGGTTGTTGACCTTGGTCTGGGCTGTTTGGCCGTAATTGCGGGTGACTTCGACATGCACCCCGTCGGGAATGACTGAATCCTTGAGTTCCTCCAGCCTGTCCAGGACGTTCCGGGCCACCCACACGGCGTTGGTCCCTTTTTTCTTGCCCACGGCGAGGGTGACGGCCGGAAAACTCCCGTTCGAGCCTTGCGGGTGTGCGCCAGTATTAACCTGGCGCTGCCGGTACAGTCGGGAAAAACTGATGCGGCTATAGACAGACGCTTCTTGGGGACCGTCCATTATCCGGGCGACATCCCTGAGCAGGACAGGTTTGTCCTCATGCACGCCCACCACGAGACGTTCAACCTCGCGGGTGCTGGTCAAAAAATTGTTGGCGCTGAGGATGTAGCGCCGGTTGGCCTGGTTGAAGCTCCCGGCGTGTACGGAGTGGTCGGCTGCAGCCAGGGCCTGGTGGATCTGATTGGCAGTAACATTGTATCCGGCCAGACGGTCCGGCGCGAGTTCGACACGGATTTCCCGCGGCCGACCGCCCACAATCTCGGTCCGGGAAATGTTTTCCACTTCGCTCAAATGGTGGAGTGTTTCCTGCCCTATGCGGTAGAGTTCGTGGTCATCGTAGGTCTCGGAATACAGGGTCAGGTTCAAAATGGGCACATCGTCGATGGAAATCGGTTTGATGACCCAGTTTTTGACCAGCGCCGGCGCCCGTTCCAGATTCCGGCCGACCTTGTTCTGCAGCCGGACCATGGCCCGTTCGTGGTCCTGGCCGACGTGGAAGCGGACGGTGACCACAGCGCTGTCCTTGCGCGAAATGGAGTAGACATATTCCACGCCCTCGATTTGCCAGAGCAGATTTTCCAGGGGGGTGGCGACCTGGTTTTCCACTTCAGCCGCGCTGGCTCCCGGGGCCTGGACAACGATGTCGGCCAGAGGGACCACGATTTGCGGCTCCTCTTCCTTGGGGGTCAGCAAAATGGCCGTCAGTCCTACCCCGAGGGCGAGAATGATCAGCAGAATCGGGAGTTGAGGGTTGAGGAAGGTGTTGACGATACTCGGGATGACGCCGCGAACGGACCGCCCCTCATGTGCCATGGCCGCCTCCTGCGAGGGCGATCTCGTCACCGGGAGCGACTCCGGAGAGGATCTCGATCATCTCATCGCGGTGGACGCCTGTGGTGACCAGGATGTCCTGCCACCCCTGTTGCTGTCTGACCCGGACTATATCCAACTGGCCCATTGGGCGCACGGCGCCCTCGGGCACGAAGACCGCCTGCCGGGTTCCGGAGGCCACTTCGAGGCGCCCGAACATCCCAGGCTGGAGGCCGGAGTAGTCGGGCAGGGCAACTTTGACGGTGAAGGTGCGGGTCCGCGGGTCAGCCGAAGGGATGATTTCTTCTATGGTTCCTGAGAGTGCAGCGGGCAGGGCGGGAATATGGACAGTGGCGTTGTGCCCCTGGCGCACATGGGCCAAACGGCTCTCCGGAACGCGGGCCTCAAGCCGCAGGGTGCGGTCCGTATGCAAGACCAGCAATGGGGTGCCTGGCCGGGCCTGGTCGCCCGGGTCTGCCAACCGTTTGGCGACTTGGCCGTCGGCCGGAGCAGTGAGTCGGGCGTAGCCGCGCTTGATACGTGCGGCCCGCAGTTTTTGGCGTGCAACTTCCACTCCTGCTGCGGCTTGGCCGATCCGCTTGCGGGCCGTGGTCAGGCGGGACCGGGCGCGGTGGAAAGCGGCTCGGGCCTGCTCCAATTCCTGTTTTGTGGCGGCTTCGGCCTTGAAATAGGTTTTGATCCGTCGCCATTGGGCCTGTGTGGCGTTGAACTCCGCCTGGGCCGCCGGAAGATTCTCTCGGGCCTGATCGAGTTGGGACTGGCGCTTGACCAGGTGCTGCCGGGCCTGTTCTACCGCCGTGTCCAACCGGTTGTGCTCCAGCTGTATCAGGGTCTCGCCTGTGCTGACCCGATCGCCGGCAGTGACGGCAATAGAGGTGATCTGGGCCGCGACCTGGGCTTCAACCCGCATCGTGGTGCGGGGGGCCACGGTTCCCGGGGCTGTGGTGGTCTGGCTGATGGTTTTCAGATGGGCGGTCGCCGTCCGGGATGGCGTTGGCCCTTGCGTTGGTTGCGGCCGGGAGACGGAGTCGGGGCTGATGCCGCCGGACTCGAAAAAGCCGCCGGTATACAGCACCAGTCCGGCCAGAATCGCGATACCAAGCGCTGTGGACAGGAGGTTTCTCAGGTTCATGGGGCGGTTCTCCACATCAGGGGGCGCTCTGAGCGGTCGATGGTGCAAATGAGCCGAAGCGGCGGTGCCACGCGCCGATATCCCGGGCTATGGCGGCTTGAATCCGAAGGAGATCGAACCGGCTGGCTGTCTCGGCTTCTTGGGCGGCGTAGCGGGCGAGTTCGGCGGATAAAAATCGGGTCAATGTGGCAGAGCCGCCCTGATAGCGAATTCGGACCAGGCGCAGAGCTTCACTGGCCTGTTCTACCCGGTGGCGACTCGCCTGCAACCGGTCCCTGGCCGCTTCGCGTTCGGCCAGATCCTGTTTGAGATTTTGCAGGATGCGTTGCCGGGTCTGCCGGTTTCGGGCCCGGACCTCGGCCATGCGGCCTCTGGCTTGTTCGACTTTGGCCTGCCGGCTCAGGCCTGAAAAAAGCTGCCAGTCCAGCACAAGACCCAGAGTCCAGTTCTCCCGCTCGCGGGAATAGGCCATATGCGGATCGTCGTGATAATATTTTCCCTGGGCGAGGAGACGCGGCAGGTACGCGGCCCAGGCCAGGTCCAGTCCAAGACGGGCCTGTTCGGTCTGTTCTCGGGCTCGGGTCAAGGCGGGATGGTGGTTGAGGGCATAGGTCCTGGCCTTGTGGTAGGTGGCGGGGAGTTGGACCGGGAGTCGGGGTGATCCGGTGATGTCCGGGCATTGGTCCGGTGGCAGGTCCAATAAAACCGCCAGAGCGGCCCGAGCGGACGAGGCCCTGGCACGGGCCCGGGTGTGGGCCGATTTGGCCTGGGAGAGGCGGCTCTGCAAGGAAAGGACATCGGCTTTCAGGGTGCCACCGGCTTCGAAGCGGATTTTGGCCATCCGGACCTCCTCCCGCAGGAGTGTGACGCGGTGCTTGGAGGTGGCCACGGTCTCCTCAGCTGCCAGGATGGTGCAGAAGGTCTCGGTGACGGCGGTGCAGAGATCGTTGATCACTTCGGCCCGAGTGTGGGTCAGAGCGGCTCGGCGGTGTTTGGCTATTTGCAACCGCAACGTGTCGCGTCGTCCGTTGAACACCTGGAGGTTGGCCTTGATGCCGGTTTCAAAATTTTGAAATCGCCCGGGGCGGTTGAAGTCAACATTCCGCTGGTCGAGGCGGCGCTGGTCGATACTTTTAAAAAGGGAAGCCGACGGAGATTCTCCCTGAAGGTGTTCGGTATACAGGCTTACTTGGGGCCAGAAAGCGGCCTGTCGCTCGGCGATAACGGCCTCGGCCCGTGCCAAACGCGCAGCAACGATTCTGCGCTGGGGGTTGTCGGCTATGGCCCGCTGCAAGGCCGCGTCCAGGGAGAGAGGGGAGGCGAGGGAAGGTGTCGTGGCGTTCGGGGCCGGTGCGGGGGGGACAGCGAACTGCTGCACGCGCTGCGGTGGCGAGGCGGCCGTTTCCGGCGGCATGGCAGCCGGCCTCGTGCATGCCTGCAGGAGGATGGCACAGCCCAGCACAGCTGCGATCAGGGGGAGAAAGTGTTTCCCCACAATGGCTTTCGGGGGCGTGGAACTGTGTTCCAAACAGGTTCCAGGATCGAGCCCCGGGGAAAAAAAGCGAGGCCTGGGCAGCGGATGTGACATCGGTAACGACTCGGCAAAAAATGGCGGGAAGAAGCCAGCCGGGCCGTTATGACCCGGGAGGAGCTTCCCGCATGGTTTGGAGAAAAAGCCTCGGCTTGGATCCTTGAACCGCTGTGGCAATCCTGCCCACAGGCTGGAAACTGCGTCTGGGCCCATGTCCAGCGCAGATACCGATACTTCAGGCAAGGCCCGGGGCAAAGGCGGTGGTGGATGCGTGTTTCGGGCCTGTTCCATTTGAGCGGGTGCGACAGCCGCTTTTACGAGCCCGGGCAGTTAGTGCAGGACGCCTGCTGGCCTTGGTCTTCCGAGGCGGTATCCTGGAGTGTCAGCTGAGGAGCACTCCAGCGTAGCCGACCACCTGCGATCTGTCCCCGGTGGCGTCTGCGGAGGTTGCGTAGTCCACAAGTTTGGCTGACACAGCCCCCATTCGTTTCACCAATTGCAGTCCGAGGGTCATGGGCAGCACCCCACACATAGAGATCCTGTTGTTGCGTACCGTATTGTAAAGCCCTTCGGGGTCCAGGTCCAGGATCCTTTGCAGGGCCATATCGTCCAGATGTTTGGCTTCCTGCTCGGATATGAAGTGACTCATGTCCGAGGAGACAACAATACCGACCTGCTGTTGCTGTCTTCCAAGAACCGTATGGAGGTGCTCGGCGGTTTCCAAAAGCGTCGGGAGATGGTGTTCGGCTACGGCGAGAGGGACGATACGGGTGCGGGGATTCAATGCCCACAGAAAAGGCAAGATGACCTCCAGGGAATGTTCCCGCAAGTGGGCGGCTTCGTCGCTTGCGATATGCGGGCAACCATGGACGATTGCTCCAGCCAGCTTTTCTTCAATGGCGAGGGAGGCACCGGGGATATCCCAGGCTCCCCGGGACCATAAGGCCAACGCTTTGCCAAGACCGGTGTGGTTGGGGCCAAGCAGCAAAAGGGTCTCTGGCAGGGAGGCCGCCCCCAAGGTTTTCCCGGCGACAGGCCCGGAAAAGGGATAGCCAGCATGGGGGACCATGGCCATGAGACTGGGCGATTGTGGAGCAGTGGCCTGGGCGAGGTAGGTGCGCACCTGTTGCTCCCAGGCGGTCTTGGTTCCTGGATAAAATTGGCCGGCGACTATCGGTGATCTGCGCATAAGGCCTCCTTGGGAGTGGCTGCGTGTTGTGCTGTGTACCGTCCTGCACAGGTTTGCCGGAGGACGGGCATCACGAAGGAGACAGCATTGGTCGCACTGCAGAGCTGTTGGCTCTATGAAATTGGCACAAGCAGCGATTGGTGACAAGGCGGGTGAGGGCGGAGGCCGGGGAGGCAGCAAAGGGCGCACAAAGGTATTCGCACGCTCCATAGGGCACCTGCCCGCCGGGAAGAGAGTTATTGACCCGCGCCAGTCTGGGAGCCGGGGGCTTCAATACAGGCGTAGGCGCTGTGGTTGTGGATGGATTCGAAGCTTTCCACTTCCACGCGGAACCAGCTTATGAGCTCGTGGGACTGGAGTTGGTGCGCGGCGTTACGGACGACGTCCTCGACAAAGGTCGGAGTGGCGAAGGCTTTTTCGGTCACGAATTTCTCGTCTTCGCGCTTGAGCAGGGAGTGGACCTGGCACGAGGCCGCGTGCTGGCCGATGTGGATGAGATCCTCCAGCCAGAGCATGCCGGCAAAGCGGCAGTTCATGGTCACCATGGCCCGCTGGCTGTGGGCCCCCTCGTCGGCGATGGCCAGGGAACAGGGACAGACGGTCATCACCGGAACCTGGACCTGGAGGAACATCCGCAGTTGGTCTGCATCGTCGAGTTCGCCATGCAGCGTGCATTGGTAGTCCATGAGCGATGCGCTGGCGCTGACCGGGGCGTTTTGGTGCAGGAAATAGGGAAAGCTGAAGCTCAAATGGGCTCGGTGTGCCTGCAGTCGTTGCCGGACCTCACGCAGGAGGTTTTTGAAGTTCGGATAGTCAAGAATCCCGGAGAAGTCCTGCAAGACCTCCACAAAACGGCTCATATGCGTGCCCTTGAAATGGGCCGGGAGGTCGACAAACATATCGACCCGGGACACGGTATGTTGGTGGCCGCGTTCCCGATCCTGGACAAGCAGAGGAAAACGTAAATCTTTGACCCCGACACGGTCTATGGCCAGCGGGATGCCGGCCGGAGTATTCTGGACATCCTGCACTAGACGAGATCCTTTCCGGTGGTCGAGAGGGTGAGTTTGCCGTGTTTGACGCCCCTGGTGGAAATGATGCGCTGGGCCGTATCACGGATCAGGGTGTTGGGCCCTCGCAGAATCAGGACTTCCATGCAGTTGTGGGCGTCGATATGCAAGTGCAGGGAGGTGACGATGATGTCCAGGGCTTCGTGCTGGATTTCAGTCATCCGTTGGGCGAGATCGCTGTGGTGGTGGTCGTAGACCAGCGTCAGGGTCCCGACGCTTTCACCGGTCTCCTCTTCACGCCACTCCTGCTGGACCAGGCTGTTGCGAATGAGGTCCCGAATGGCTTCGGAGCGGTTTTGATAGCTCTGCTTGGCGCACAGTTCGTCGAATTTGTTGAGCAGGGTCGGATCGAGGGTGATGGCGACCCGGACAGCTTTGTTCATATCCGCCCTCCCGGAAGGGGTCTTCGCAACTGCCGTACAATCGGTATGCACCATTACGGCTTGCAGTGGAACTGGTTCAAATCATGCTATCGGCTTGTCGGAGTCATGGCAATGCGTCAAGACTGGGAGACCTCAACGCCGGCGCATCTCCCAGAGATTGACCCGCATGGTCATGTCCTGAAAGCTCGTTTTTTCGCAATTGAGAAGCCGGGTCTTCCAGCCGCGGGAGCGGAAAAAGGCCCATGCCGGGGCAGAGACGTCGCGTATGGGCTCGGTGATCCAGATGCGTCCGCCCGGGGCGAGCAGGGCGGCGAAAAGACCGGCCAGCGGTTCAGTAAAACGACGTTCGTAGAGGATATCCGCGCCGCAGATAAACGGGAATTGCCCTGGTGCAAAGGCCGGACGGCGCCAGTCCATGACCGCCCAGGCGATGCCCTCCAGTCCATTAGCCTGTTCGTTGATCCGGGCGTAGCGCAGGGCGTCCGGCTCGTAATCCACCCCCACTGCCTTGGCTCCGGCGGCGCGCGCCGCACAGGTGCTCAGACCCAGCCCACAGCCCAAATCAAGGCAGGCCCGGCCGGCAAGCCGGTCGCTGTTGTCCCCAAGCCACGTCGCCAGACGGAGTCCGGCCGGCCAGACCTCCACCCAGTACGGCAACCGTTCATCGGCATCAAAATGGCGGTCGGTCATTTCCTGCCAATAGGATTCGAGATCGCCGGGGCGGTGCAGAATCCATTCCCGGCCGCCTTCGCGGATGTGCAACTCAGACGACGGCATCAGGAGGTTGGCATTCCGGCCATTAAGGGGCCGATATTGTCCAGTTTGGTTTTGTCCGTGGCCGGGAAAATATCCATGAACCGGCCTTGGAAGATGACTGCGATGCGGTCGGCCAGATTGAACGCCTCGTTCAGGTCGCCGGTGACCAGGAGGATCCCGGCCCGCTCCCGGGCCTGGAGCAGGTGGTGCCAGACCTCTTCTGTGGCCGAGATGTCCAGCCCCTGGGAAGGCTGTTCGGCAATGATCAGTCGCGGTCGGCGGTAGAATTCCCGAGCCAGAACCATTTTCTGGAGATTGCCGCCGGAAAGTTGCCGGGCCCGGTTGTTGACGTCGGGAGGATGGACATTGAAGGCCCCGGTCAATTCTCTGGCCGTCCGTTCGGCTTTCCCCCTGTCGAGGATCGAACCGCGACAGAAGCCTTGCCGGGTGGTGAGCAGAAAATTATCGACAAGATCGAGTTCCGGGCAGGTGGCCAGACCGAGTCGGTCCTCAGGGATGTAGCTCAAGGCCCCTTGCCATTCCAGGCGGCTGTAAAATTCGCTCCAGGGCAGCCCGAGGATGTTCACCTGTCCGCATTCGGGGGAGCGCAGGCCGCAGATGGTTTCGACCAGGGGGCGTTGCCCGTTGCCCGCCA
The sequence above is drawn from the Desulfohalobium retbaense DSM 5692 genome and encodes:
- a CDS encoding TolC family protein, whose protein sequence is MPPETAASPPQRVQQFAVPPAPAPNATTPSLASPLSLDAALQRAIADNPQRRIVAARLARAEAVIAERQAAFWPQVSLYTEHLQGESPSASLFKSIDQRRLDQRNVDFNRPGRFQNFETGIKANLQVFNGRRDTLRLQIAKHRRAALTHTRAEVINDLCTAVTETFCTILAAEETVATSKHRVTLLREEVRMAKIRFEAGGTLKADVLSLQSRLSQAKSAHTRARARASSARAALAVLLDLPPDQCPDITGSPRLPVQLPATYHKARTYALNHHPALTRAREQTEQARLGLDLAWAAYLPRLLAQGKYYHDDPHMAYSRERENWTLGLVLDWQLFSGLSRQAKVEQARGRMAEVRARNRQTRQRILQNLKQDLAEREAARDRLQASRHRVEQASEALRLVRIRYQGGSATLTRFLSAELARYAAQEAETASRFDLLRIQAAIARDIGAWHRRFGSFAPSTAQSAP
- the amrB gene encoding AmmeMemoRadiSam system protein B, encoding MRRSPIVAGQFYPGTKTAWEQQVRTYLAQATAPQSPSLMAMVPHAGYPFSGPVAGKTLGAASLPETLLLLGPNHTGLGKALALWSRGAWDIPGASLAIEEKLAGAIVHGCPHIASDEAAHLREHSLEVILPFLWALNPRTRIVPLAVAEHHLPTLLETAEHLHTVLGRQQQQVGIVVSSDMSHFISEQEAKHLDDMALQRILDLDPEGLYNTVRNNRISMCGVLPMTLGLQLVKRMGAVSAKLVDYATSADATGDRSQVVGYAGVLLS
- the folE2 gene encoding GTP cyclohydrolase FolE2, with amino-acid sequence MQDVQNTPAGIPLAIDRVGVKDLRFPLLVQDRERGHQHTVSRVDMFVDLPAHFKGTHMSRFVEVLQDFSGILDYPNFKNLLREVRQRLQAHRAHLSFSFPYFLHQNAPVSASASLMDYQCTLHGELDDADQLRMFLQVQVPVMTVCPCSLAIADEGAHSQRAMVTMNCRFAGMLWLEDLIHIGQHAASCQVHSLLKREDEKFVTEKAFATPTFVEDVVRNAAHQLQSHELISWFRVEVESFESIHNHSAYACIEAPGSQTGAGQ
- the nikR gene encoding nickel-responsive transcriptional regulator NikR, encoding MNKAVRVAITLDPTLLNKFDELCAKQSYQNRSEAIRDLIRNSLVQQEWREEETGESVGTLTLVYDHHHSDLAQRMTEIQHEALDIIVTSLHLHIDAHNCMEVLILRGPNTLIRDTAQRIISTRGVKHGKLTLSTTGKDLV
- a CDS encoding class I SAM-dependent methyltransferase, which gives rise to MPSSELHIREGGREWILHRPGDLESYWQEMTDRHFDADERLPYWVEVWPAGLRLATWLGDNSDRLAGRACLDLGCGLGLSTCAARAAGAKAVGVDYEPDALRYARINEQANGLEGIAWAVMDWRRPAFAPGQFPFICGADILYERRFTEPLAGLFAALLAPGGRIWITEPIRDVSAPAWAFFRSRGWKTRLLNCEKTSFQDMTMRVNLWEMRRR